One window from the genome of Candidatus Omnitrophota bacterium encodes:
- a CDS encoding divergent PAP2 family protein: MREIFVQIIANKVFVITLAAWIIAQAIKVAIGVIRQRKFDFRWLIGTGGMPSSHAAGATCLAASLGLEYGFNSAYFALAASFAIVVMFDAQGVRRSTGRQARILNKVMDDIYWQGRITEGRLRELVGHTPVEVLVGALLGIAVAFFLH, translated from the coding sequence ATGAGAGAAATATTCGTCCAGATAATCGCGAATAAAGTTTTTGTCATTACCCTTGCTGCCTGGATAATCGCGCAGGCCATAAAGGTAGCTATCGGCGTTATCCGTCAGAGAAAATTTGATTTCCGTTGGCTGATCGGCACAGGGGGCATGCCCTCTAGCCATGCCGCGGGCGCTACCTGTTTAGCTGCCAGCCTCGGGTTAGAATATGGTTTTAATAGCGCTTATTTTGCCTTGGCCGCGTCTTTTGCCATTGTGGTTATGTTTGATGCGCAGGGTGTACGTCGCTCAACCGGCAGGCAGGCGCGTATCTTAAATAAAGTGATGGATGATATTTATTGGCAGGGCAGGATTACTGAGGGCAGGCTACGCGAACTGGTAGGGCACACCCCTGTTGAAGTCTTGGTGGGGGCTTTATTAGGTATAGCAGTAGCTTTCTTTTTGCACTAA
- a CDS encoding L,D-transpeptidase family protein, translated as MNRRIVLGIITVLIAAVIFTLVIKKINRHWQIKAGRFTSASGMSTQAAALLDKGDLFAAKSIYQQMINDFPNSRQVVNWQKKIEEINIKLLFSSVLTPKSVLYEIKPGDTLTKIAREFKTTTDLIKKSNGISGDRIAPGEKIKVWVSPFSIVVDKSQNILILKTDEEVVKTYIVSTGKNNSTPIGTFKIINKLANPTWFKTGAVIPSESPENILGSRWLGFDLSGYGIHGTTEPQNLGKQVTQGCVRMANSDVEELYTLIPVGTEVTIVD; from the coding sequence GTGAACAGGAGAATAGTTTTAGGCATCATCACAGTTTTAATAGCCGCGGTTATTTTTACCTTAGTAATAAAGAAGATTAATCGCCACTGGCAGATAAAGGCAGGCAGGTTTACTTCTGCCTCCGGCATGTCTACTCAGGCTGCGGCACTCTTGGATAAAGGCGATCTTTTCGCTGCGAAATCTATATACCAGCAAATGATTAATGATTTTCCTAATTCGCGCCAAGTCGTAAATTGGCAGAAGAAAATCGAAGAAATAAATATAAAATTATTATTCTCATCAGTCCTGACCCCCAAGAGCGTACTTTATGAAATAAAGCCCGGGGATACCTTAACCAAGATTGCCAGAGAGTTTAAGACAACTACTGATTTGATCAAGAAAAGCAACGGCATATCCGGAGACAGAATCGCTCCGGGTGAAAAAATAAAGGTATGGGTGTCTCCCTTCAGTATAGTTGTGGATAAATCCCAGAATATACTCATCTTAAAGACCGACGAAGAAGTCGTTAAGACCTATATCGTTTCAACGGGTAAAAATAACTCAACCCCCATAGGCACTTTTAAGATTATCAATAAACTTGCCAACCCCACCTGGTTTAAAACAGGCGCAGTAATTCCTTCAGAGAGCCCCGAGAATATCCTTGGTTCGCGCTGGTTAGGTTTTGATTTGTCCGGCTACGGGATACACGGCACGACCGAACCGCAAAACCTGGGCAAACAAGTTACCCAGGGGTGCGTACGCATGGCTAATTCCGATGTTGAAGAATTATATACCCTCATCCCCGTCGGTACAGAAGTAACTATCGTAGACTAA
- a CDS encoding acetyl-CoA carboxylase carboxyltransferase subunit alpha, with protein MSGLDFEKPIVALEKKIQELRGFVSEKKIDLSSEVKRLEEKLERLKRETYDNLTPWQRVQLARHPQRPYTLDYINMLMSEFIELHGDRSFSDDLAMVTGFAKFNGQKIVVIGQQKGRDTKENLRRNFGCAHPEGYRKALRIMQLADTFNLPIVVFIDTPGAYPGVGAEERGQAQAIALNLREMVSIATPIIAIVIGEGGSGGALGIGIADRVCVLENAYYSVISPEGCAAILWKNGSKAPEAAQVLKLTAQDLLKMGIIDEAVPEPLGGAHTDPEKMGQTLKDLIKRNLQELGALKKEELLKLRYKKFRQMGIKG; from the coding sequence ATGAGCGGACTTGATTTCGAAAAACCTATTGTCGCCTTAGAGAAAAAGATCCAGGAATTGAGGGGTTTTGTCTCGGAGAAAAAAATTGACCTTAGCTCTGAGGTAAAGCGCCTGGAAGAAAAGTTGGAGCGGTTAAAGAGAGAAACCTATGATAATTTAACCCCCTGGCAGAGGGTGCAACTTGCCCGCCATCCGCAGAGGCCCTATACTTTGGATTACATTAATATGCTGATGTCCGAATTCATCGAATTACACGGTGACCGCAGTTTTTCGGATGACTTAGCTATGGTTACGGGCTTTGCAAAATTTAATGGGCAGAAAATTGTAGTCATTGGCCAACAAAAAGGCCGGGACACCAAAGAGAATTTAAGGCGTAACTTCGGTTGCGCGCATCCTGAAGGCTACCGCAAGGCCCTTAGGATTATGCAGTTAGCAGATACGTTCAATCTGCCAATAGTGGTATTTATCGATACCCCCGGCGCTTATCCCGGCGTGGGGGCGGAAGAACGCGGGCAGGCTCAGGCCATAGCGCTTAACTTAAGAGAGATGGTCAGTATCGCCACGCCTATAATAGCCATAGTCATCGGCGAAGGCGGTTCCGGGGGTGCTTTGGGTATTGGGATCGCGGACAGGGTCTGTGTTTTAGAGAATGCCTACTATTCCGTTATTTCACCCGAAGGTTGCGCGGCCATATTATGGAAGAACGGCTCCAAGGCGCCTGAGGCAGCGCAGGTCTTAAAATTAACCGCGCAGGATTTGTTAAAGATGGGTATTATTGATGAAGCAGTCCCTGAACCTTTAGGCGGCGCGCATACCGACCCGGAAAAGATGGGCCAAACCTTAAAAGACCTGATAAAAAGAAACCTGCAGGAATTGGGTGCGTTAAAAAAAGAAGAGTTACTCAAGCTGAGATACAAAAAGTTCAGGCAGATGGGCATAAAAGGATGA
- a CDS encoding PadR family transcriptional regulator, protein MIEQELILLGLLKESPKHGYEIKKKIKEIFSLFAGVNLKSIYYPLRILEKKKLVTKRITRPGRHPQRLVYTLTPQGEARFKELLNRSLLNFKRPQFSLDLSLYFLNYMKPDIVKNGLRARTRVLRRLSRSLKQMVSVLKKKGSAPSARILEHNLQMVETESKFLASLIKTF, encoded by the coding sequence ATGATTGAGCAGGAATTAATACTTCTGGGCCTATTAAAAGAGAGCCCCAAGCACGGCTATGAAATAAAGAAGAAAATCAAAGAGATTTTTTCTTTATTCGCGGGCGTAAATTTAAAATCCATATATTATCCTTTACGGATATTGGAGAAAAAAAAGCTGGTGACCAAGCGGATAACCAGGCCCGGCAGGCACCCGCAACGGTTAGTCTATACCTTGACCCCGCAAGGCGAAGCCAGGTTTAAGGAATTGCTTAACCGCAGCCTGCTTAATTTTAAACGGCCGCAATTCAGCCTGGACTTAAGCCTCTATTTTTTGAATTATATGAAACCGGACATAGTAAAAAACGGATTACGCGCGCGCACGCGGGTCTTACGCAGGCTCTCCAGGAGCTTAAAACAGATGGTCAGCGTTTTAAAAAAGAAAGGGTCTGCCCCTTCGGCTCGCATATTAGAACACAATCTCCAGATGGTAGAAACCGAGTCAAAATTCCTCGCCAGTTTAATAAAGACATTTTAG
- a CDS encoding ketopantoate reductase family protein: MKIAVIGAGAIGNLVAGYLKLKGLDVFLIGYADSVKAIREKGLRISGVRGDFNIKVDVSDKLNSKPELVILTTKTQDLGPAVKENMGFIKDAVVLTTQNGVQAENIVSQYIPKENIISSIVMFGATYLEPAKVVHNFEGNWIIGRIFSQNDETLLKISEVLNKIFPAIITQDLQGMKYLKIFVNANNCIPAILGKSMQEAFSDIAVSRISIGIWKEGLEIIACSGIKLVSLPDFPLERLTKLASLPLEEAAGIFSGIMTNLSQEPLYGSILQSIKRNRASEIDYINGEFVRLAEDNKLDAPLNRKLVEMVHEVEKAGRFFTKEELLRRMKGMAG; encoded by the coding sequence ATGAAAATTGCAGTAATTGGCGCAGGCGCCATAGGTAATCTTGTGGCGGGTTATTTGAAATTAAAGGGTTTGGATGTATTTCTGATAGGCTATGCCGATTCAGTTAAGGCAATAAGAGAAAAGGGGCTACGGATCTCCGGAGTAAGAGGGGATTTTAATATCAAGGTTGATGTATCCGATAAATTAAATTCAAAGCCCGAGTTGGTAATCCTGACGACTAAAACCCAGGATCTCGGCCCGGCAGTAAAAGAGAACATGGGATTTATTAAAGATGCGGTGGTATTGACTACGCAAAATGGCGTCCAGGCAGAGAACATTGTTTCTCAATATATCCCCAAGGAAAATATCATCTCCAGTATCGTCATGTTCGGGGCAACTTATTTAGAGCCGGCTAAGGTAGTGCATAATTTTGAAGGCAATTGGATCATAGGCAGGATATTCTCCCAGAATGATGAAACTTTACTGAAGATAAGCGAAGTTTTAAATAAGATTTTCCCCGCCATTATAACGCAGGATTTGCAAGGGATGAAATATCTGAAAATTTTTGTCAATGCCAATAACTGCATCCCCGCGATATTAGGTAAGAGTATGCAGGAGGCTTTTTCGGATATCGCTGTCAGCCGCATCAGCATTGGCATATGGAAAGAGGGCCTGGAGATTATTGCTTGTTCAGGGATAAAGCTGGTATCCTTGCCGGATTTTCCGTTAGAGCGCCTGACTAAACTGGCCTCGTTGCCTCTTGAGGAGGCAGCCGGAATATTTTCCGGCATCATGACTAACTTAAGCCAGGAACCTCTTTACGGTTCGATATTGCAGAGCATAAAAAGAAACAGGGCCTCGGAAATAGATTATATCAACGGTGAATTTGTGCGCCTGGCTGAAGATAATAAGCTAGATGCGCCCTTAAACAGGAAATTAGTGGAAATGGTGCATGAGGTAGAGAAGGCAGGGAGGTTTTTTACTAAGGAAGAACTGCTGCGCAGGATGAAAGGAATGGCCGGTTAA
- a CDS encoding TIGR04076 family protein → MPKINSPFPGLKLTVTGVFGECYHGYKIGDELILEDFTHPPELFCLGLAHALFPVIYALSFGARFPFRDNQRSLLVTCPDGGKLEFKAEILDKQGKVETIPKDPNFQGPNPKKMVIEVVKAKGKCTFGYKVGDKWETTGLKCIPGFCGAAFHTAFPALFALNFGADFFFMKNPDSVDTVTCPDGGNIIFKVTRVKEEKKK, encoded by the coding sequence ATGCCCAAGATTAATTCTCCCTTTCCCGGATTAAAACTTACGGTAACAGGAGTCTTTGGCGAGTGTTATCACGGATATAAAATCGGCGATGAATTAATCCTGGAAGACTTTACCCATCCTCCGGAATTATTTTGTCTGGGCCTGGCGCATGCGCTTTTTCCGGTTATCTATGCCTTAAGTTTCGGGGCAAGGTTTCCTTTTCGCGATAACCAGCGTTCCTTACTGGTTACTTGCCCTGACGGAGGAAAATTAGAATTTAAGGCAGAGATTCTGGATAAACAGGGGAAAGTCGAAACAATTCCTAAAGACCCCAACTTCCAAGGCCCTAATCCTAAAAAAATGGTTATTGAGGTAGTTAAGGCCAAAGGCAAATGCACCTTTGGTTATAAAGTAGGCGATAAATGGGAAACCACCGGCCTTAAGTGTATTCCCGGTTTTTGCGGCGCGGCGTTTCATACGGCGTTCCCCGCGCTTTTTGCCCTTAATTTCGGCGCTGATTTTTTCTTTATGAAGAATCCCGATTCCGTAGATACGGTTACCTGCCCTGACGGAGGTAATATTATTTTTAAAGTAACGCGGGTTAAAGAGGAGAAAAAGAAATAA
- a CDS encoding beta-ketoacyl-[acyl-carrier-protein] synthase family protein, translating into MQKRRVVITGVGVVSPNGIGKDNVWQAMSSGKSAVRRVDSFDVSLFNTRIAAEVRDFDPFKLGLTHEEAMRMDRYVQFGVVCADMALKDSGLDLSKEDPERIGVCLANAICGTKYMEEEFALVTDDGKNPIDPAKVRPDLYDAAMFNTPSIEISARYGLKGICNTLSTGCTAGTDSLGFALETVQDGEQDIVFSGAAEAPITPVTFGAFDVINVLSVHNDNPQAASRPFDNKRDGFVLSEGAGILILEELNHALKRNAHIYAEILGFGTSCNAFHMTDLPSEGAAMVNCIILALKDSGVKPEEIDYINAHGSSTRMNDIFETSAYKIVFGDYAYKLPASSLKSMIGHPLAAANAVELVVCSMIFQKNILPPTINQEEKDPLCDLDYIPNVARAKKVNMILKTSSGFSGIHSSLVLKRF; encoded by the coding sequence ATGCAAAAGCGGCGAGTAGTTATTACAGGCGTTGGCGTAGTTTCGCCTAACGGCATCGGCAAGGATAACGTCTGGCAGGCGATGTCTTCAGGGAAGTCAGCAGTCAGGCGGGTGGATAGTTTTGACGTTTCTTTATTCAATACCCGTATTGCCGCGGAAGTGCGGGATTTTGACCCCTTTAAGTTAGGCCTGACGCATGAAGAGGCAATGCGCATGGACAGATACGTGCAGTTTGGCGTAGTCTGTGCGGATATGGCTTTGAAAGATAGCGGGTTGGATTTATCTAAAGAAGATCCCGAGCGTATCGGCGTCTGTCTTGCTAATGCTATCTGTGGGACAAAATATATGGAAGAGGAGTTCGCCTTAGTTACCGACGATGGGAAAAATCCCATTGACCCGGCAAAAGTAAGGCCGGATTTGTATGACGCGGCTATGTTTAATACCCCTTCTATTGAAATATCCGCCAGATACGGGCTTAAAGGAATTTGCAATACGCTTTCCACGGGATGCACCGCAGGGACGGATTCATTGGGATTTGCCTTAGAGACAGTCCAGGACGGCGAACAGGATATTGTGTTTTCGGGGGCAGCCGAGGCGCCGATTACCCCGGTTACTTTCGGAGCCTTTGACGTAATCAACGTCTTATCCGTGCACAACGATAACCCGCAGGCGGCCAGCCGGCCTTTTGATAATAAACGCGACGGGTTTGTCCTCTCAGAAGGAGCGGGCATATTAATCTTAGAAGAATTAAACCATGCCTTAAAGCGCAATGCGCATATTTACGCAGAGATCCTTGGCTTTGGCACCAGTTGTAATGCCTTCCATATGACTGACCTGCCTTCAGAAGGCGCAGCCATGGTAAATTGCATTATTCTGGCACTTAAGGATTCCGGCGTAAAGCCAGAGGAGATAGATTATATAAATGCGCACGGTTCGTCCACGCGTATGAATGATATATTTGAAACCTCTGCCTATAAAATAGTCTTTGGCGATTATGCCTATAAGCTGCCGGCGAGTTCCTTAAAGTCTATGATCGGGCATCCTTTGGCAGCCGCCAATGCGGTTGAGCTGGTAGTCTGTTCTATGATTTTCCAGAAGAATATCCTTCCTCCGACCATAAATCAGGAAGAAAAAGACCCCTTATGCGATTTGGATTATATCCCTAATGTAGCGCGCGCTAAAAAGGTCAATATGATTCTTAAAACCTCAAGCGGATTTTCCGGCATACATTCGTCATTGGTGCTTAAACGTTTCTAA
- a CDS encoding beta-ketoacyl-[acyl-carrier-protein] synthase family protein produces the protein MDKVAVTGLGIVAPPGIGRRQFWANIKSARPFIKEITRFDASKYPSHIAGQIDDLEKYSHVSERLLKKIDAFSHMALIASEMALQDAGIDIKKEDPNLVGIFLGNAIGGWLYAETELRDLYIEGREGVSPYMASAWFPAAPQGQVSIYYGIKGFSKTVVADRASSIEAIGYARKTLAKGKLNMILAGGMEAPVTPYALLCCNTYGGLSTDNAYPESAYRPFDKKRTGFVIGEGAGIVVMEPKERAKARGANIAAYISGYGTSCDGYNRITPDPKGRQLARAISMALSDAGITENGIDYISLDGLAVNIWDNSEIEALKSVFGAKLKDIPVSCPKSMFGNLLGASGAVDLIITILSMENNLVPPTVNLDDPVHPGLNYIMKEAKEHKINKALIISRGRGGINSVLVVEKE, from the coding sequence ATGGATAAAGTTGCGGTTACGGGTTTAGGTATAGTTGCCCCTCCAGGTATCGGCCGTCGGCAGTTCTGGGCGAATATCAAGTCCGCAAGGCCTTTTATCAAAGAGATTACCCGTTTTGATGCTTCCAAATACCCCTCGCACATTGCCGGGCAGATTGATGATTTAGAAAAATACAGCCACGTTTCAGAGCGGCTCTTAAAAAAGATAGACGCCTTTTCGCATATGGCGCTGATTGCCTCAGAGATGGCTCTACAGGATGCCGGGATAGATATTAAAAAAGAAGACCCTAACTTGGTGGGTATATTTTTAGGCAATGCCATCGGCGGATGGCTTTATGCCGAAACGGAACTACGCGATTTATATATTGAAGGCCGCGAGGGAGTCTCGCCCTACATGGCCTCGGCCTGGTTTCCCGCGGCACCCCAGGGGCAGGTTTCTATTTATTATGGCATAAAGGGTTTCAGTAAGACCGTAGTAGCAGACAGGGCAAGTTCAATTGAAGCCATTGGCTATGCGCGTAAAACTTTAGCCAAAGGCAAACTGAATATGATTTTAGCCGGTGGCATGGAAGCGCCGGTTACGCCCTATGCTTTATTGTGCTGCAATACCTACGGCGGATTATCTACGGATAATGCCTACCCCGAAAGTGCGTATAGGCCGTTTGACAAAAAGCGCACTGGTTTTGTTATCGGCGAGGGCGCAGGTATTGTAGTGATGGAACCTAAAGAAAGGGCTAAGGCGCGGGGTGCAAATATTGCGGCTTATATTTCGGGTTACGGAACAAGCTGTGACGGATACAACAGGATTACCCCTGACCCGAAAGGCCGGCAATTAGCAAGGGCGATCAGTATGGCTTTATCCGATGCGGGAATAACAGAAAATGGAATTGACTATATAAGTTTAGACGGCCTGGCGGTAAATATCTGGGATAATTCAGAAATAGAGGCGCTAAAGAGCGTTTTTGGCGCAAAATTAAAAGATATCCCTGTTAGCTGCCCAAAATCAATGTTTGGCAATCTATTGGGCGCATCAGGAGCGGTAGATTTGATTATTACGATTTTGTCGATGGAAAATAATTTAGTTCCTCCGACGGTAAATTTAGATGATCCGGTCCATCCGGGATTAAATTATATTATGAAAGAAGCCAAGGAACATAAAATAAATAAGGCCCTGATAATTTCCCGCGGTAGGGGCGGGATAAATTCGGTATTAGTAGTAGAAAAAGAATAA
- a CDS encoding radical SAM protein, translated as MKILFVMPKVGSWATHGIHRSPNQLYAHWAAYIRERGYKDVAVIDGRACETPMGELITQAKARNPDIVVIGEQIHGYGGYGVLRHFKEAAAKIKEALPKIKIIFGGLWYSARPVETLEENPAVDFVVMGEEESFADLIEAIDKKKDFKDIGGVTSRIDGKIVMGPHKSLMTDLDKLPLPAYDLFPMDKYVGHTHWKPFVDMITSRGCPSACTFCYEWDQFDPRSPSDFLKWRAKSPERVIEELEVLHKQYGVKVVVIQDDNFNVDPARVKRFCELKKQKNIPIKWVSLGRAVDWVNCESILPLMKETGLFMGVFGIEVTTPEELKRIAKGTTIDQIKKTIEILRKNDIAIVADIMIGFDYDTEQIIKQRFEFADQVDPDVLWIGYVTPAPNSPMWRIALKKNWIDPKKVDFSQWDFLHPVIPTDHLSVEDLGRLGAWCMREFYSKPGRINRIMESNFDILAKLCFQDVMAGVGKWEAGATKGEVHV; from the coding sequence ATGAAGATTTTATTTGTGATGCCCAAAGTAGGTTCCTGGGCTACGCACGGAATACACCGTTCGCCCAATCAGCTCTATGCGCACTGGGCAGCATATATACGGGAGCGAGGATATAAGGACGTGGCAGTTATTGACGGCAGGGCATGCGAGACACCCATGGGTGAGCTCATAACACAAGCCAAAGCCAGAAATCCGGATATCGTAGTTATCGGCGAGCAAATCCACGGCTATGGCGGCTACGGGGTCTTGCGGCATTTTAAGGAAGCCGCCGCAAAAATTAAAGAGGCGTTACCTAAGATAAAAATAATCTTCGGCGGCTTATGGTATTCAGCCAGGCCGGTTGAGACCTTAGAAGAAAATCCTGCCGTAGATTTCGTGGTCATGGGTGAGGAGGAATCATTCGCGGATTTAATCGAGGCCATAGATAAGAAGAAAGATTTCAAAGATATTGGCGGCGTTACCTCGCGTATCGACGGAAAAATTGTCATGGGCCCGCATAAATCACTGATGACTGATTTGGATAAACTGCCGCTTCCGGCCTATGATCTGTTTCCTATGGATAAATATGTCGGCCATACCCATTGGAAGCCGTTTGTGGATATGATTACTTCGCGGGGTTGCCCTTCGGCATGTACCTTTTGTTATGAGTGGGATCAGTTTGACCCGCGTTCACCCTCGGATTTCCTGAAGTGGCGCGCAAAATCACCCGAACGGGTTATTGAAGAGTTAGAAGTATTACACAAGCAATACGGGGTAAAAGTCGTGGTTATTCAGGATGATAATTTTAATGTGGACCCTGCCAGAGTCAAAAGATTTTGCGAGCTAAAGAAACAGAAGAATATCCCTATTAAATGGGTCTCCTTAGGCCGGGCCGTTGATTGGGTAAACTGCGAATCGATTTTGCCCCTGATGAAGGAAACGGGTTTATTTATGGGCGTATTTGGTATCGAGGTTACCACGCCCGAAGAATTAAAGCGGATTGCTAAAGGCACTACCATTGACCAGATCAAGAAGACTATCGAGATTTTACGCAAGAATGATATCGCTATCGTCGCAGATATCATGATCGGGTTTGATTACGATACGGAGCAAATTATCAAGCAGCGCTTTGAATTTGCTGACCAGGTTGACCCGGATGTCTTATGGATTGGCTATGTTACCCCTGCGCCGAATTCTCCCATGTGGAGGATTGCCCTGAAAAAAAATTGGATTGACCCGAAGAAAGTGGATTTCAGCCAGTGGGATTTTCTGCATCCGGTAATACCTACGGATCATCTCTCCGTCGAGGATTTAGGCCGTTTGGGCGCATGGTGTATGCGCGAATTTTATTCCAAGCCCGGCCGTATTAACCGGATTATGGAGAGTAATTTTGATATACTCGCCAAGCTATGCTTTCAGGATGTGATGGCGGGGGTAGGCAAGTGGGAGGCAGGCGCGACTAAAGGCGAAGTCCACGTGTAA
- a CDS encoding acyl carrier protein codes for MDIKAQIKDILVKLLKVKPEELKDDVKLYDSIGVDSTEMVEALIALDKVFNTKLSSNEIGKFSTINDIEKIIQSKISK; via the coding sequence ATGGATATAAAAGCGCAAATAAAAGATATCCTGGTTAAGTTGCTGAAAGTAAAGCCCGAAGAATTGAAAGACGATGTGAAGCTTTATGACAGTATAGGCGTTGATTCTACGGAGATGGTGGAGGCGCTCATCGCTTTGGATAAGGTCTTTAACACAAAATTAAGCTCCAACGAAATAGGCAAGTTTTCCACTATCAACGATATCGAAAAAATTATTCAATCCAAGATTAGTAAATAA
- a CDS encoding cyclase family protein, translating to MKIVDLSLPIDEKAFEVHRVDIERVSHKAGVAKFNRVIMGKTLLGRVKYALGIRIVKKEELPDEEFLSLEIVHAPVHVGTHLDYSFHYGSKTEGRPSKTAEDIPLEYCYSDAVKIDLTHKKPDEVIRALDIESGLRKINYSLRPLDIVLLFTGADKFYGTPKYFSDYPGVDISAIDYLLDRGIKIFGVDTMGIDRPYKFMLSEFLKTKDPRKFYPAHFHGRKREFIHIERLSNLGKLPDYGFKIICFPIRIKQTGAAWSRVVAILD from the coding sequence ATGAAAATAGTTGACTTGAGTTTACCCATTGATGAGAAGGCCTTTGAGGTGCACCGCGTGGATATCGAGCGCGTAAGCCATAAGGCAGGCGTTGCGAAATTCAACCGGGTGATTATGGGCAAGACCCTCTTAGGCAGGGTTAAATACGCTTTGGGTATACGTATCGTTAAGAAAGAAGAACTACCCGATGAAGAATTTCTTTCTCTTGAAATTGTGCACGCCCCGGTGCACGTCGGCACTCACCTGGATTATTCCTTCCATTACGGCTCCAAGACAGAAGGCCGCCCTAGTAAGACTGCTGAAGATATTCCCCTTGAATACTGCTACAGCGACGCAGTTAAAATAGACCTCACCCATAAGAAACCCGATGAGGTCATCAGGGCTCTAGATATAGAGTCCGGATTGAGGAAAATAAATTACTCTCTAAGGCCTTTGGATATTGTGCTTTTATTCACCGGAGCGGATAAATTTTACGGCACGCCGAAATATTTCAGCGATTATCCCGGAGTGGATATCTCCGCCATAGACTATCTTCTGGATAGGGGAATAAAAATTTTCGGTGTGGATACTATGGGTATTGACCGGCCCTATAAGTTTATGCTCAGTGAATTCTTAAAGACAAAAGACCCTAGGAAATTTTATCCGGCGCATTTTCACGGCAGAAAAAGAGAGTTCATCCATATAGAAAGATTGAGCAATCTGGGCAAGCTTCCTGATTATGGATTTAAAATTATCTGTTTTCCCATACGCATAAAACAGACCGGCGCTGCCTGGTCTCGTGTTGTTGCGATATTAGACTAG
- a CDS encoding cupin domain-containing protein, protein MAKSVIKDLEKMMEFPKEGIFSKVLVKTDISNYTLMCLAKGSDISEHTSTREAAVTVLKGRGTFVLSGKKIKMKPGVFIFMPKNAPHSLSAREDLAIILSLFGKER, encoded by the coding sequence ATGGCCAAATCGGTTATAAAAGATTTAGAAAAAATGATGGAATTCCCTAAAGAGGGGATTTTCAGCAAGGTGCTGGTAAAGACAGATATTTCCAACTATACCCTGATGTGCCTGGCAAAGGGCAGCGATATTTCCGAGCACACCTCAACCCGGGAGGCCGCGGTTACGGTATTAAAAGGTAGAGGCACTTTTGTTTTAAGCGGTAAGAAGATTAAAATGAAACCGGGCGTATTTATTTTTATGCCCAAGAACGCCCCGCATTCTTTAAGCGCCAGGGAAGACTTAGCTATCATTTTAAGCCTTTTTGGAAAAGAACGATAA
- a CDS encoding SRPBCC family protein, with amino-acid sequence MGHTCNSIIINAPYELIFDISNDIPRWTELFGTEYKKAEIVKKEGNKITFKLTDDEDKSWQSWRLLFKDKYLAYAEREEPKFPFKYMKIIWLYTPKPEGIELTWIQHFEMDDKAKFNDEQVEGFINKHSKDNLKIFKEVIERAAKK; translated from the coding sequence ATGGGCCATACCTGTAATTCGATTATTATTAATGCGCCTTATGAGTTAATTTTTGATATCTCTAACGATATCCCGCGTTGGACAGAATTATTCGGTACAGAATACAAAAAAGCAGAAATTGTGAAAAAAGAGGGCAATAAAATTACCTTTAAGCTCACGGATGATGAAGATAAATCCTGGCAGTCCTGGCGTCTATTATTTAAAGATAAATATTTGGCTTACGCCGAAAGAGAAGAACCTAAATTCCCCTTTAAATATATGAAGATTATCTGGCTGTATACGCCAAAACCCGAAGGAATTGAATTGACCTGGATTCAGCATTTTGAAATGGATGATAAAGCCAAGTTTAACGACGAGCAGGTAGAGGGTTTTATCAATAAGCATTCCAAGGATAACCTAAAAATATTTAAAGAAGTTATTGAAAGGGCAGCCAAAAAATAG